The following DNA comes from Centropristis striata isolate RG_2023a ecotype Rhode Island chromosome 3, C.striata_1.0, whole genome shotgun sequence.
GACCATCTGAGCCACAATGGCATGGCAGCGGTGTACCACCCGGGCAGCAGGCACGATGAGCTGCCGCCTGCCATCTGGTCACCAGGAGCTCAGCACAGCTCACCTGAGGGAGCAGGTAGGCCGATGAGGGAACAGCTGCAATGATACCAAATATAAAATCAACAAGTGTGAAATGACTGCTCCTGAGCCAGGCATTGTGTCATGAGAATGTACCGCTCAGCTGCAGGCTGATAGCTGATCATTTGATTctgagagaaaggaaaggaaaacttTTTCTCACACAAGCTTATCAACCACTTTCGGTTCACAAAAGGCCTTTGACTATATCTGACACAGGGTAACTCCTTTGCTCATCCATGTTCAAGCACATTTAATAGTGTATATAAAGGCTTGTGTCATAGATTATGTCTACTGagttaaatataatacaaccatttcaaatacatttaatcaatcaaaaaaaaacatgaggttAAAATAATTATCCCATGTACAATTTAACTCTGTCAAAACAAATAACTACAattaagacatgttttcagtattGTCATGCAAATATGCAACATACTTAAAGGtgtaatatgtaacatttccatGTATAAATGTCGAGAACTAtggtatatattttgtttaagtGATGCTACACTCAGTAAAGACCTAATTTATTGATTTGATGTTTCAATACTGATCCAGCCTGCTACGATGTACTGCTATGACTCATGCCAGCCACTAAACTAATGTGTACACTTACCGTATGTTAAACATTACACATgcataaaataatttgcaaCTTGATTGTTTTGACCACAAATAAGAGCTCTGAGCTACCCCACGGGTGAATTTGCCACACAATGTTAGCTACAGTAGCTGTTTGGCAAGCTGAATGTCGACTCAACTAATGGTTAGTTAGCCTGTTAAcataacattagctaacattactTGAggctattttaaattaaaagtaaaaaaaacaaaactttaacaCACTTCAACTCGTCTGTGAAAAATATTTCTTCCTAAATCGGATGTGATAGATTTTCATTGGCAATGGTggcttttttactgttttatttgtgaGACCCCTAGCGGCAGAAATTACACACTGTGCATTTAATCAAGACTTTAAATAGTAAACTAAAATAATTTGGAATCTTGttcagtgcatgctgggaaatgTTCCGGCCCAACACAacttaaaacagttaaataaatatgttatcaTTTACACAGTCTGTTTCAAAtgtcacctctctctctctctggactGCAGATGCAGGGAGGACCCAGCAGGCCTGTCCATTCTGTCACAGGATGTATCAGCGAGGAGCCTCTTTGAGGGACCACATCAAGTACTGtcaggagagggaggggggccACATGGTCTGTCCGCTCTGTGGATACACTGCCACCCATAGGGCACAGATGGAGCGGCACTTGGCACTTCATAACCAAGTTCAGGACAAGGTGAGATACACGCAGAGAGCAGGAGAACGTTTTCATGTTATAAAGATATTTATTTGTGACTTAAAATCATGCTTTTTACACCCTAAATTTGTCCTTAATTGTGTTGtattataaagtaataataatgtcCTATCCTCCTAGAGTGTCATCACTTTGGATCAAGGCGTTGAGACGAGGAAGTTCAAATGTCTGCAGTGTGGGAAAGCATTCAAGTACAAACACCACCTCAAAGAGCATCTCCGCATCCACAGCGGTGAGACAAAATAACATCAAAACAGTTGTACTCACCCATCAATTTGCTATTGTTTCCACTATATCGCTACCCCTCACTTATCATGTCAGTTGTATGGTATTCATAATTATACCTAATTTGATGTGTTGACAGGAAACAAGTTAAAATAATCCACAACAGGATGAGATagttatgaaaaaaatgctgaagGTATTTTCAACCTACTCTCAGCATCTTTTGACGAATAAATCCCTCTTGTGTGTCACCCTTTAGGTGAGAAACCTTACGAGTGCTCCAACTGCAAGAAACGCTTCTCTCACTCCGGCTCCTACAGCTCCCACTTAAGCAGCAAAAAGTGCCTGAATGGGGGACATGCAGGGGCAAACACAGGAGGAGCATTTAATGGACACAGCCAAAGCTCTTACCACCCCTCATTTCCAACTTCTCCCTCTGCAGGGAGAAACAGTACTGACAAGGGCTCTCCGTTGGCGTCCCAGGGCCAAGATCATACCGGGCCTCTGGGTCGAATATCAGAGGATCCTCACCAGCTTTCACTGCAGGACCCCAACCACAACCCCACGGGCTTCCCCAGAGCTTCAGACCTGGCTCGGCTTTGGGACCCCTCAGCCGAGCTCTCTCTGAGGGCCAGTATACTGAAAGGGACTACCTTGCTGCCTTATCTGCACTCTGGGACCAAGTTTGAACAGATGCTGCAGGAGATGCTTCACAGGGAGGTGAAGAAAGATGAGGAGATGgacaggggaggaggaggaggtgcagtgGAGGAAAGGAAGGTGATTTACAACGGGGGAGGGCCTGACAGGAAAGTGTCGCCTGACAGGAGAAGAGAGGCAGTGAGGTCAGGTGAAGGGGAGAGAGGTGTACTGGGAGTGACGTGTCGTTGGTGCTCCCAGCTTTTCCCCAACGTGGCGGTGCTCCTGCAGCATGAGCGCTACCTCTGTAAGATGAACCGAGAGGCAGTGGAGGTGCTCGAGAGTCTTCGCAGCAAAGAGCACTCCTCGCCACCTTTGTTCTTCCCCAGATCTGCTCTCCAACCGGAGAACAGCAAGCCAAGTGAAGCAACCAACGGCCTCTCTGGAAACAAATCACCGTTACAGAAGCCCAGCTGGCACTCTGTGCCTCAGCAGCTTTTGGTCGCAATGCACTCTCCCCCACAGTCCCACCATGATGCCCTGGCCTCACGAGCCTACTGGTCCAGCCAGGAAAAGGGAAGCCCgaaccaaccaatcaaccacTCCCCAGAGCTCTCATCACCCCGTGTCAGAAGGAGGGTTCCCTCTTCAGGATTCGGCTCTCCGGTCTGCCTGGACCTCACCAGCTGTCCTCCTGAACTGACGTTGCCTAAGAACCAGACCAGCAGCCCCTGGTCCGCACAGAACGAGCCGCTGGATCTCTCCCTGCCCAAGCAGCTCTCAGACcaggaggggaggagaaaaactgtaaacggCAACTCAgccagaggagagaggatagagCGCGGGACCCAGCAGCTTAGCAGACCAAGTCCAACCTCACATCTCCCCCTTCACCACCACCCGGTCTACAGTGGGGCCGGAGCGCCTATGTTCCCTGGTTCCTTATATAATGGTTTTCCTATCTTCAACCAGTCTGGTTTAGGGCTTTCAGGGCACGATGGCCTTACAGGGATTCCATTCAGCCAGCCAGCAAATAGCCCTGGGTTTCTCTCTCCTATGGCTTACATGATGGAGGCAGACGCAGAGGCGACGCTGAAAAAGATGCACCAAGAGAGACAAGCCCTCATGGTGAGAAAGGCTTTTAGTCAAAATGACTGCAGACACAGCAGCAACAATACATATATCTGATTCTAAAATGTGATTCTGAAAAATGTGTAGAATTTGtacaataataatgtaaatatatcaTGATACTCACCTTCATGTTTTCTGTGCAGGGTGAGGTGTTAAGCCGTGGAGCTCTGGACTACCTCTCTCTCATGGATGACGGACTGGAGGGAGATGGAGGACCGGGGAGGAAAAGACTGAAGAAGACAGACGAGGGCCTTTACGCTTGTGACATTTGTGAAAAAACCTTTCAGAAGAGCAGCTCTCTGCTCCGGCACAAATACGAGCACACAGGTTTGTAGCTTTTGCCAAAACACTTTAGTTATGTGCCATTCTCTATAGTTAGATTACTACTCTATTTGTTAAAAATGGCGCCCCCTCTGGACAAAACCGATAATGCCTCGTGGTGTCGAGATCTTGATCTGGCTAGTGTGTGCGCATATTAGACGTAACTTATTTGTAATACTATAAttaaacacagctgtttgcagAATGCAAAGCGATGAGGTAATGCATGTATTTGTGATTATGTGTTTCATAATCATTCATAAGAACTCCTTGCAGTTGCTTTAGAAAGGAATAGTTGGAAAGAAATTTTTTGGTTTCTTACTGAGAGATGCTTGTAGACGATGATTACCCTTTAATAAATCCAAGCTGGCTGTGTCCCCTTGTTTCCATCATAACAAGATGAAATAACatcttttctatttaaaaaaaaaagaagaaaaaaaagttggtgcaTTTAAATAgcatattagaaaaaaaaatctctgtatTTATTACAGGTAAGCGTCCTCATGAGTGTAAGATCTGCAACAAGGCCTTCAAGCACAAGCACCATCTGATCGAGCACAGCCGGCTGCACTCCGGAGAGAAACCCTACCAATGTGACAAGTGTGGCAAGCGCTTCTCTCACTCCGGCTCGTACTCCCAGCACATGAACCACCGCTACGCCTACTGCAGCAAAGACCAGGATCCAGACCAAGACCACGAGGAGATGCCTCTCACCCCGGGTGCAGGCAGCAACCTCGGGGGCCAGCTCATCAACGGGACCCCTCTGTCCATGGAGGACACACAAACCGCACACTCCTTCCTCAGCGATTCCAGTCTGGACGGAGCTGCAGAGGCCctcaaagaagaggaggaggaagaggaggaggataaaGAGGCAGGAGTTAGTGATGGTCATGtggaagagccacatgtggggGCAGCAGAGGAGCTTGGGGGTAGCCCCATCCAAGGATCACCTGAGAAAGTGAAAAAGGAACGAAATGGTTACGAAATGGGAAACCATATTGACAATGAAGAGGGACAGTTCTGGGACCGAGACAGTGAGGACCAGAATGGCAACTTGGACAAATGTGAACTGGATATAACAGATTTACCCAGAATAAAAACTTGAGGTGACTTTAAAAAGCCAATACAAtgcatatactatatatattaaGACTTTTGATACACTTTTTTAATcgcatatatacaaatatatgtatatatatatataacagctCCACTGagtttttactcatttttacaacatgaaaaaatgcacagaactGCCAAAGCATAGATGGCCTTAAAGTGGATGAAGCCATACAAACAAATTATATGTGACAATATGAATTATAGTATTTTATCATGCAAAATAGCGTTGATGTGCCTACagcgccttttgtttgttttgtttttaatcgtTTTTTGTTTGCCAGGACAGCTAGAAAACATTTGGGTTGACTCATCTGAGGTCAGGTATCCAGATGTGACCTTGCAGAAATCTA
Coding sequences within:
- the LOC131964697 gene encoding zinc finger E-box-binding homeobox 2-like, translated to MMTEESRGKRRKQANPRRNRVDAEQVTSLGSEGEDEVGLWSLEPQDCQESLDKTSLTPSEGTEEPGSPARSTRPHSLSPGSRNYWPQVEQEAEAAEDATTSSATDREGDQEPLRMYRKNSDSQNSLEDLAHFEFLAQLRKASTSASLLDHLSHNGMAAVYHPGSRHDELPPAIWSPGAQHSSPEGADAGRTQQACPFCHRMYQRGASLRDHIKYCQEREGGHMVCPLCGYTATHRAQMERHLALHNQVQDKSVITLDQGVETRKFKCLQCGKAFKYKHHLKEHLRIHSGEKPYECSNCKKRFSHSGSYSSHLSSKKCLNGGHAGANTGGAFNGHSQSSYHPSFPTSPSAGRNSTDKGSPLASQGQDHTGPLGRISEDPHQLSLQDPNHNPTGFPRASDLARLWDPSAELSLRASILKGTTLLPYLHSGTKFEQMLQEMLHREVKKDEEMDRGGGGGAVEERKVIYNGGGPDRKVSPDRRREAVRSGEGERGVLGVTCRWCSQLFPNVAVLLQHERYLCKMNREAVEVLESLRSKEHSSPPLFFPRSALQPENSKPSEATNGLSGNKSPLQKPSWHSVPQQLLVAMHSPPQSHHDALASRAYWSSQEKGSPNQPINHSPELSSPRVRRRVPSSGFGSPVCLDLTSCPPELTLPKNQTSSPWSAQNEPLDLSLPKQLSDQEGRRKTVNGNSARGERIERGTQQLSRPSPTSHLPLHHHPVYSGAGAPMFPGSLYNGFPIFNQSGLGLSGHDGLTGIPFSQPANSPGFLSPMAYMMEADAEATLKKMHQERQALMGEVLSRGALDYLSLMDDGLEGDGGPGRKRLKKTDEGLYACDICEKTFQKSSSLLRHKYEHTGKRPHECKICNKAFKHKHHLIEHSRLHSGEKPYQCDKCGKRFSHSGSYSQHMNHRYAYCSKDQDPDQDHEEMPLTPGAGSNLGGQLINGTPLSMEDTQTAHSFLSDSSLDGAAEALKEEEEEEEEDKEAGVSDGHVEEPHVGAAEELGGSPIQGSPEKVKKERNGYEMGNHIDNEEGQFWDRDSEDQNGNLDKCELDITDLPRIKT